Proteins encoded within one genomic window of Methanosarcina barkeri str. Wiesmoor:
- a CDS encoding ArsR family transcriptional regulator produces MDPAKLLDILGNENRRKIIQLLANRPCYVSEISSRLGVGPKAIISHLGLLEQAGLIECSVDEQRRKYFNIANNMRLEVSVSPYAYTVTLQDVTFDRGNKEENPVEKEIPSGEESSSFFLKLSNRLKELKKRHEELAQMQQQLQVEYTEAMDRCLDSIEEIARNPVECELLFELLKNETTLATLCYNLRLHPSIVNANLIDLTKRGFIEYGIKNNQYYWKIRETGVENE; encoded by the coding sequence ATGGACCCGGCAAAATTACTTGACATTCTGGGGAATGAAAATCGCAGGAAGATCATTCAGCTTCTTGCCAACCGTCCCTGCTATGTCAGTGAGATCTCTAGCAGGTTGGGAGTAGGGCCAAAAGCCATAATAAGTCATCTAGGCCTGCTTGAGCAGGCAGGACTTATAGAATGCAGTGTGGATGAACAGAGGCGTAAGTACTTCAACATCGCAAACAATATGCGGCTTGAAGTGTCAGTATCCCCTTATGCCTATACAGTAACACTTCAGGATGTTACTTTTGACAGGGGAAATAAAGAAGAGAATCCTGTGGAAAAGGAGATTCCTTCAGGGGAAGAATCTTCGTCTTTCTTTCTTAAATTGAGCAACAGGCTTAAGGAACTCAAAAAAAGGCACGAAGAACTTGCACAGATGCAACAGCAGCTTCAGGTTGAGTACACAGAAGCTATGGACCGTTGTCTGGACTCAATTGAAGAAATAGCCAGGAACCCGGTAGAGTGTGAGCTCCTGTTTGAACTTCTGAAAAATGAAACCACTCTCGCTACCCTCTGTTACAACCTGCGCTTGCACCCAAGTATTGTTAACGCTAACCTGATAGACCTCACAAAGAGGGGGTTTATTGAGTATGGTATCAAAAATAACCAGTATTACTGGAAAATCCGTGAGACCGGAGTTGAGAACGAATGA
- a CDS encoding CDC48 family AAA ATPase has protein sequence MIEEINLRVAEAYHKDVGRGIARIDTRLMQQMGLVSGDIIEISGRAKTYAIVWPNVEREQENRIRIDGNLRSNAKVGIDDRVTIQKVQAKNAQRVTLAPSQPVRLVGGAHYILRIIEGRPLNKGQQIRVETVNNPLTFVVASTRPAGPVVVTKDTDIVIKEKSAEEIRVPEGISYEDIGGLRREIQLVREMIELPLRHPELFQKLGIEPPKGVLLHGPPGTGKTLIAKAVASETDANFITISGPEIVSKYYGESEQKLREIFEEAEKEAPSIIFIDEIDSIAPKRGEVTGELERRVVAQLLSLMDGLNSRGEVVVIAATNRPNSIDEALRRGGRFDREIEIGIPDRNGRKQILLIHTRGMPIQDVSLSEIADVTHGFVGADLSSLCKEAAMHALRRITPEIDIEEDEIPQEILDKLVVTKDDFKEALKNIEPSAMREVYVEVPHVGWEDIGGLENAKQELIEAVEWPLKYPELFSSINIKPPRGVLLFGPPGTGKTLLAKAVASESEANFISIKGPELLSKYVGESERAVRETFRKAKQAAPTVVFFDEIDSIAPQRSSVSDTHVSERVVSQILTELDGVEELKDVIIVAATNRPDMVDPALLRPGRFDRLIYIKPPDNISREKIFEIHTQGKPLAEDVNLSELADMTEGYVGADIEGICREAAMLALREIVTPGASRKDIEKRAGEVIISKKHFERAIRRVKPTTSRESLAAYERSAELFAKYATEFEEEAPEAEEQEKELEHENVPDFFQAQ, from the coding sequence ATGATTGAAGAAATTAATTTGAGAGTTGCTGAAGCTTATCATAAGGACGTGGGCAGGGGAATTGCAAGAATTGACACTCGCTTGATGCAGCAGATGGGGCTTGTAAGCGGGGACATAATTGAGATTTCAGGGAGAGCAAAGACCTATGCAATTGTCTGGCCAAATGTGGAGCGTGAACAGGAAAATCGGATCCGGATTGACGGAAACTTGCGCAGTAATGCCAAAGTTGGGATTGATGACAGGGTTACAATCCAGAAAGTCCAGGCAAAAAACGCTCAGAGAGTTACCCTTGCTCCTTCTCAGCCTGTAAGACTTGTTGGAGGGGCTCACTACATCCTTAGAATTATTGAGGGGAGACCTTTGAACAAAGGTCAGCAGATCAGGGTGGAAACTGTAAATAACCCTTTGACTTTCGTAGTTGCATCTACAAGACCTGCAGGACCTGTTGTTGTCACTAAAGATACTGATATCGTCATCAAGGAAAAATCAGCTGAGGAGATCCGGGTTCCAGAAGGCATTTCATATGAGGATATCGGTGGGCTTAGAAGGGAAATTCAACTGGTCAGAGAAATGATTGAGTTGCCTTTGAGACATCCTGAACTCTTCCAGAAGCTTGGAATTGAGCCCCCTAAAGGTGTACTGCTTCATGGACCTCCAGGCACGGGCAAAACACTGATTGCAAAGGCAGTTGCAAGTGAAACCGATGCAAATTTCATTACTATTAGCGGTCCTGAAATCGTTTCCAAGTATTACGGAGAAAGCGAGCAGAAGCTTCGCGAGATTTTCGAGGAAGCCGAAAAGGAAGCACCTTCCATCATCTTTATAGACGAGATCGATTCCATAGCCCCCAAGCGCGGTGAAGTCACAGGCGAACTGGAACGCAGAGTAGTTGCCCAGTTGCTCTCACTTATGGACGGGCTAAACTCCAGAGGCGAAGTAGTTGTAATTGCTGCCACAAACCGCCCGAACTCAATAGATGAAGCTCTCCGCCGTGGCGGAAGATTTGACAGGGAAATAGAAATCGGAATTCCCGATCGGAATGGCAGGAAGCAGATTCTTCTCATTCACACCAGAGGTATGCCTATTCAGGATGTAAGCCTTAGTGAAATTGCAGATGTAACTCATGGGTTTGTAGGCGCTGATCTGTCTTCTCTCTGTAAAGAAGCAGCAATGCATGCTCTCAGAAGGATAACTCCTGAAATCGATATCGAAGAAGACGAAATTCCACAGGAAATTCTTGATAAACTAGTGGTCACCAAAGATGATTTCAAGGAAGCTCTGAAGAATATCGAGCCGTCTGCAATGAGGGAAGTTTATGTTGAGGTTCCGCATGTAGGATGGGAGGATATCGGAGGACTTGAAAATGCAAAGCAGGAACTTATTGAGGCTGTTGAGTGGCCCCTGAAGTATCCTGAACTCTTTAGCAGTATCAATATAAAACCTCCCAGAGGCGTATTATTATTTGGGCCCCCGGGTACAGGTAAAACCTTGCTTGCAAAGGCCGTTGCCAGTGAAAGCGAAGCCAATTTCATTAGCATTAAAGGTCCAGAACTTCTCAGCAAGTATGTGGGAGAATCCGAGCGTGCGGTTAGGGAAACCTTTAGGAAAGCCAAACAGGCTGCACCGACTGTTGTCTTCTTTGACGAAATCGATTCAATTGCCCCTCAAAGAAGTTCTGTTTCAGATACGCATGTATCCGAAAGAGTTGTCAGTCAGATCCTCACTGAATTGGATGGAGTAGAGGAACTCAAGGATGTAATTATTGTTGCGGCCACAAACCGGCCTGATATGGTAGACCCTGCGCTTCTCAGACCTGGCCGCTTTGACAGGCTCATCTATATCAAGCCACCAGATAACATAAGCAGGGAAAAGATCTTTGAGATCCATACGCAGGGAAAACCCCTTGCAGAAGATGTAAATCTTTCTGAGCTTGCTGATATGACTGAAGGGTATGTGGGAGCAGACATCGAGGGTATTTGCAGAGAGGCTGCGATGCTGGCCCTGAGGGAAATAGTTACCCCAGGAGCTAGCAGAAAGGATATCGAGAAACGGGCAGGAGAAGTCATAATTTCAAAGAAGCACTTTGAACGTGCAATCCGCCGTGTAAAGCCTACAACATCCAGGGAAAGCCTTGCGGCTTATGAACGGAGTGCTGAACTCTTTGCTAAATACGCAACTGAATTTGAAGAAGAAGCTCCCGAGGCTGAAGAACAGGAAAAAGAACTCGAACATGAAAATGTTCCGGATTTCTTTCAGGCTCAGTAA
- the hsp20 gene encoding archaeal heat shock protein Hsp20: protein MDRDSKRRRNFFDEIFGIDPAKDVDEMFERLNRAMGMSMENFGQDPFIYGFSLTQRPGEEPEIREFGNIPMFEHTETEEKCYLDTRKPLIDVLETEEEVHVIAEIPGIEKEDIRLNATDLILDIETINGNPKYSERVELPVKVDPQSAKATYKNGVLEVTFKRLESSSQTSINIE, encoded by the coding sequence ATGGACAGAGACAGTAAAAGAAGGAGAAATTTTTTCGATGAAATCTTCGGAATTGACCCGGCTAAGGACGTGGACGAAATGTTCGAGCGTCTTAACAGGGCAATGGGTATGAGTATGGAAAATTTCGGGCAGGATCCTTTCATCTATGGATTTTCTTTAACCCAGAGACCAGGAGAAGAACCTGAAATTCGTGAATTTGGGAATATTCCTATGTTTGAGCATACCGAGACCGAAGAAAAGTGTTATCTTGATACAAGAAAACCCCTGATTGATGTACTGGAAACTGAAGAGGAGGTTCATGTGATTGCCGAGATTCCAGGCATCGAGAAAGAAGATATTAGATTAAACGCAACTGATTTAATACTTGACATCGAAACAATAAATGGGAATCCAAAATATTCCGAACGTGTGGAACTGCCCGTAAAGGTTGACCCCCAGAGTGCGAAAGCTACATACAAAAATGGTGTGCTGGAAGTTACCTTTAAGAGGCTGGAATCCAGTTCCCAAACCTCAATAAATATTGAGTGA
- a CDS encoding Hsp20/alpha crystallin family protein — MVGIRKRKDFFEEFGSELFDNLEEMIEALLEDMGESVPFVYGFSIIRRPGEDPELREFGNISENSEDEENPFPSEIRDPLIDIFESEELIHVLAEIPEIEKEDLLLHATAQNLEIRILGASEYSQDIELPARVDPKSAKASYKNGVLEVTFKRCTEEMPVEIEIN; from the coding sequence ATGGTGGGCATAAGAAAAAGAAAGGATTTCTTTGAAGAGTTTGGATCTGAACTTTTTGACAACCTGGAAGAAATGATCGAAGCCCTCCTGGAAGATATGGGAGAGTCCGTCCCCTTCGTATACGGATTTTCTATCATTCGTCGCCCGGGGGAAGACCCCGAACTCCGAGAGTTTGGAAATATTTCGGAAAATTCTGAGGATGAAGAAAATCCATTCCCCTCCGAAATAAGAGACCCTTTAATTGATATCTTTGAAAGCGAAGAACTAATACATGTACTTGCCGAAATCCCGGAAATCGAAAAGGAAGATCTCCTTCTGCATGCGACTGCTCAAAATCTTGAAATCAGGATTCTTGGAGCTTCCGAATACTCTCAGGACATAGAGCTTCCTGCCCGTGTGGATCCTAAGAGTGCAAAAGCTAGCTATAAAAACGGAGTACTTGAGGTTACTTTCAAGCGGTGTACTGAAGAAATGCCCGTTGAAATCGAAATTAACTGA
- a CDS encoding DUF1646 family protein yields MGLEPGILAGFLVIFIAVLLGPFKIKIIEENLEVFLFVCGIAAMTISGFVTIPGTETGWRMEIIEEALTSPLNALNIGGIPIGIFQIVLVVGLIIYKWHEPIQNAIRKVAAALSLKVMAFALIVVLGMFSSVMSAILAAIILVEVVNALPISRKSKIDLTVIACFSIGLGAALTPLGEPLSTIAISKLSGEPYHADFMFLFDMLGKYIIPGIFVYGVVGMFFLGKVDMKVQGKAEDYSETLKDVIMRAVKVYLFIMALTFLGDGFKPIIVEYFIKIPSMVLYWVNMVSAILDNATLAAAEIGPAMTEIQIKCILMGLLVSGGMLIPGNIPNIISAGKLGITSKEWARLGIPMGLITMAIFFVTIFVLGI; encoded by the coding sequence ATGGGTCTAGAACCAGGAATTTTAGCTGGGTTTCTTGTAATATTTATTGCCGTACTGCTCGGCCCGTTTAAAATAAAAATTATTGAGGAAAATCTGGAGGTATTCCTTTTTGTCTGTGGAATAGCGGCAATGACCATCTCGGGTTTTGTCACAATTCCAGGTACAGAAACAGGCTGGAGAATGGAAATAATTGAAGAAGCATTAACTTCGCCGCTTAATGCTTTAAATATTGGCGGCATTCCAATAGGCATATTCCAGATAGTGCTTGTTGTCGGTTTGATTATCTATAAATGGCATGAGCCGATTCAAAATGCAATCCGGAAAGTAGCTGCAGCACTTTCTCTTAAAGTTATGGCTTTTGCTCTTATTGTTGTGCTTGGTATGTTTTCCAGCGTAATGTCAGCCATTCTTGCTGCAATCATTCTTGTTGAGGTGGTTAATGCATTGCCTATCTCACGAAAATCCAAGATTGACCTGACAGTTATTGCATGTTTCTCAATTGGTCTTGGCGCTGCTCTTACTCCTCTTGGTGAACCTCTTTCGACAATCGCTATCTCAAAACTTTCCGGTGAACCTTACCATGCAGATTTCATGTTCTTGTTTGATATGCTGGGTAAATATATCATTCCAGGCATCTTTGTCTACGGTGTTGTTGGGATGTTCTTCCTTGGAAAAGTTGATATGAAAGTCCAGGGAAAAGCCGAAGATTATAGCGAGACTTTGAAAGATGTCATAATGAGAGCTGTTAAGGTCTATCTGTTTATTATGGCTCTGACGTTTCTCGGAGATGGTTTCAAGCCTATCATAGTTGAGTACTTCATAAAAATACCTTCCATGGTACTTTACTGGGTTAACATGGTCTCTGCTATTCTGGATAACGCCACTCTGGCAGCCGCTGAGATCGGACCTGCTATGACTGAAATACAGATAAAATGCATTCTTATGGGGCTTTTAGTTTCAGGCGGAATGCTGATCCCAGGAAATATTCCGAACATCATCTCTGCGGGTAAACTTGGTATAACCAGCAAAGAATGGGCAAGGCTTGGAATCCCAATGGGACTCATCACGATGGCTATCTTTTTTGTCACCATCTTTGTGCTTGGAATTTAA
- a CDS encoding DUF1646 family protein, with protein MALEPGILAGFLVIFIAVLFGPFKIRVIEENLEVFLFVCGIAAMTISGFVTIPGTETGWRMEIIEEALTSPLNALNIGGIPIGIFQIVLVVGLIIYKWHEPIQNAIRKVAAALSLKVMAFVLIVVLGLSSSVISAILAAIILVEVVNALPISRKSKIDLTVIACFSIGLGAALTPLGEPLSTIAVSKLSGEPYNADFYFLFNMLSKYIIPGIFVFGFVGMFFLGKVDMKVQGKAEDYSETLKDVIMRAVKVYLFIMALTFLGDGFKPIIVEYFIKIPSMVLYWVNMVSAILDNATLAAAEIGPAMSEIQIKSILMGLLVSGGMLIPGNIPNIISAGKLGITSKEWARLGLPMGIVTMAIYFAVVFVLGI; from the coding sequence ATGGCTCTTGAACCAGGAATTTTAGCTGGGTTTCTTGTAATATTTATTGCCGTACTGTTCGGCCCTTTTAAAATAAGAGTTATTGAGGAAAATCTGGAGGTATTCCTTTTTGTCTGTGGAATAGCGGCAATGACCATCTCGGGTTTTGTCACAATTCCAGGTACCGAAACAGGCTGGAGAATGGAAATAATTGAAGAAGCATTAACTTCGCCGCTTAATGCTTTAAATATTGGCGGCATTCCAATAGGCATATTCCAGATAGTGCTTGTTGTCGGTTTAATTATCTATAAGTGGCATGAGCCGATTCAAAATGCAATCCGGAAAGTAGCTGCAGCACTTTCTCTTAAAGTTATGGCTTTTGTTCTTATTGTTGTGCTTGGTCTATCTTCCAGTGTAATATCTGCTATTCTTGCTGCAATCATTCTTGTTGAGGTAGTTAATGCATTGCCTATCTCACGAAAATCCAAGATCGACCTGACAGTTATTGCATGTTTCTCAATCGGTCTTGGCGCTGCTCTTACTCCTCTTGGTGAACCTCTTTCGACGATCGCTGTCTCAAAATTATCTGGTGAACCTTACAATGCTGATTTCTATTTCTTATTTAACATGCTGAGTAAATATATCATTCCAGGCATCTTTGTTTTTGGTTTTGTTGGAATGTTCTTCCTTGGAAAAGTTGATATGAAAGTCCAGGGAAAAGCCGAAGATTATAGCGAGACTTTGAAAGATGTCATAATGAGAGCTGTTAAGGTCTATCTGTTTATTATGGCTCTGACGTTTCTCGGAGACGGTTTCAAGCCTATCATAGTCGAGTACTTCATAAAAATACCTTCCATGGTACTTTACTGGGTTAACATGGTCTCTGCTATTCTGGATAACGCCACTCTGGCAGCCGCTGAGATCGGACCTGCTATGAGTGAAATACAGATAAAGAGCATCCTTATGGGACTTTTAGTTTCAGGCGGAATGCTGATCCCAGGAAATATTCCGAACATCATCTCTGCGGGTAAACTTGGTATAACCAGCAAAGAATGGGCAAGACTTGGATTACCCATGGGTATTGTCACGATGGCTATCTATTTCGCTGTTGTCTTTGTGCTTGGGATCTAA
- a CDS encoding DUF1646 family protein — protein MALDLGVLIGFLVIFLAVLLGPFKIHVIEENLEVFLFICGVLAMSLSGFAKIPGVETGWNLEIIEEAVTAPLHVGDIFGIPIGIFQIVLVVGLIIYKWHAPIHKAIRKLTDMLSVRILAFILIVVLGFTSSVMSAILAAIILVEVVNAMPLSRKSKIDLTIIACFSIGLGAALTPLGEPLSTVAVSKLSGAPYHADFTFLFNMLGKYIIPGILAYGIVGMFFLGKADTKEHEMEVADYNETVKDVVLRAVKVYVFIAALVLLGEGFKPIIFEYFIQVPSMALYWINMVSAVLDNATLAAAEIGPVLSEFQIKSVLMGLLISGGMLIPGNIPNIISASKLGITSKEWARLGLPLGLVSMTVYFILLFVLDI, from the coding sequence ATGGCTCTTGACCTAGGAGTTTTAATTGGATTTCTTGTGATATTCCTGGCCGTATTGCTAGGGCCTTTTAAAATACATGTTATTGAAGAGAATCTGGAAGTATTCCTTTTCATATGCGGAGTGCTTGCAATGTCCCTATCAGGTTTTGCTAAGATTCCGGGTGTAGAAACTGGATGGAATTTGGAGATAATCGAAGAGGCAGTAACTGCACCGCTGCATGTTGGGGATATATTTGGCATTCCAATAGGCATATTCCAGATAGTGCTTGTCGTCGGCTTGATTATTTATAAATGGCATGCCCCGATTCACAAAGCAATCAGAAAGTTGACTGACATGCTTTCAGTCAGGATTCTGGCCTTTATTCTGATTGTTGTCCTCGGGTTTACTTCAAGTGTGATGTCAGCTATTCTTGCAGCAATTATTCTCGTTGAGGTGGTTAATGCGATGCCTCTCTCACGAAAATCCAAGATAGACCTGACAATTATTGCATGTTTTTCAATTGGACTTGGCGCTGCGCTTACTCCCCTTGGTGAACCTCTTTCGACAGTTGCGGTCTCAAAATTATCCGGTGCGCCTTACCATGCCGATTTCACGTTCTTATTTAATATGCTAGGAAAATATATAATTCCAGGTATCCTTGCTTATGGTATCGTTGGAATGTTTTTTCTTGGAAAAGCCGATACAAAAGAGCATGAAATGGAAGTTGCAGACTATAACGAGACTGTAAAAGATGTTGTACTGAGGGCTGTCAAGGTTTATGTGTTTATTGCAGCACTCGTATTGCTCGGGGAAGGATTCAAACCTATCATTTTCGAGTACTTTATTCAGGTCCCGTCTATGGCTCTCTACTGGATTAACATGGTTTCTGCTGTCCTTGATAATGCCACTCTCGCAGCTGCTGAGATAGGGCCTGTCCTCAGCGAATTCCAGATAAAAAGCGTACTAATGGGACTTTTAATATCAGGTGGAATGTTGATCCCAGGAAATATCCCGAATATCATCTCTGCGAGCAAATTGGGTATAACCAGTAAGGAATGGGCAAGGCTTGGATTACCTCTTGGACTTGTCTCGATGACCGTATATTTCATTTTGCTGTTTGTACTCGATATTTGA
- the rbcL gene encoding type III ribulose-bisphosphate carboxylase, producing MQRDYIDAGYSPKDTDLICEFHIEPSAGVNFEEAATHMAGESSIDSWTEIATLSPELAARLKPHVFYMDEDAQTVRVAYSEELFELGSVPQVLSAVAGNILSMKIVDNLRLQDIAFPKSMLREFKGPGFGLSGIRELTGVQDRPLIGTIVKPKVGLTSEKHAEVAYNSFAGGCDLVKDDENLTDQKFNKFEKRAELTLKLAEKAESETGERKMYLCNITAPTCKEMIRRMNILKDLGASYAMIDIVPAGWTALQTLREEADDAGLALHAHRCMHSAYTRNPRHGISMLVVAKLCRLIGLDQLHIGTVVGKMHGEKHEVLSLRDECVLDNVPADESQHVLAQDWGGLKPMFPVASGGLAPTMIPDLYTIFGRDVIMQFGGGIHAHPMGTKAGAAACRQALEASLEGVSLQEYAKNHRELEAAINKWLKK from the coding sequence ATGCAAAGGGATTATATAGACGCGGGCTACAGCCCGAAGGATACTGATCTTATCTGTGAATTTCATATCGAACCGTCAGCAGGAGTGAATTTTGAGGAAGCTGCAACCCATATGGCAGGGGAAAGTTCTATAGATTCCTGGACTGAAATTGCTACGCTGAGTCCCGAACTTGCAGCCAGGCTAAAGCCACATGTTTTTTACATGGATGAGGACGCACAGACCGTAAGGGTAGCTTATTCGGAAGAGCTCTTTGAACTTGGTTCGGTTCCGCAGGTACTCAGTGCAGTTGCAGGAAATATCTTGAGTATGAAAATCGTTGACAATCTCAGACTCCAGGATATAGCTTTCCCGAAGTCAATGCTTCGAGAATTCAAAGGTCCTGGATTCGGGTTGTCAGGAATCAGGGAACTTACAGGTGTGCAAGACAGGCCTCTCATAGGAACTATTGTCAAGCCGAAAGTTGGATTAACCTCCGAAAAACATGCTGAGGTTGCTTACAATTCCTTTGCAGGAGGCTGCGACCTTGTTAAAGATGATGAGAACCTTACGGATCAGAAATTTAACAAATTTGAAAAAAGAGCTGAACTTACCCTGAAGCTTGCAGAAAAGGCAGAATCTGAGACCGGAGAGCGTAAAATGTATCTCTGCAACATTACTGCCCCTACCTGTAAGGAAATGATCCGCCGCATGAACATCCTTAAAGACCTGGGTGCCAGCTATGCAATGATCGACATCGTACCTGCCGGCTGGACTGCACTTCAGACCCTGAGGGAAGAAGCAGACGATGCAGGACTAGCTCTCCACGCTCACCGATGCATGCATTCAGCCTATACCAGGAACCCGCGACACGGAATAAGCATGCTTGTAGTTGCCAAGCTCTGCAGATTGATCGGGCTTGACCAGCTTCACATAGGTACGGTTGTTGGGAAGATGCACGGAGAAAAACACGAGGTTCTGTCTCTCCGTGACGAGTGTGTGCTAGACAATGTGCCTGCAGATGAAAGCCAGCATGTCCTTGCTCAGGACTGGGGAGGGTTGAAGCCCATGTTTCCGGTTGCTTCCGGAGGTCTTGCCCCTACTATGATTCCTGACCTGTACACTATCTTTGGAAGAGATGTTATTATGCAATTTGGTGGTGGGATTCACGCTCATCCAATGGGAACAAAAGCTGGAGCCGCTGCTTGCAGACAGGCACTCGAAGCATCTCTTGAAGGAGTTAGCCTGCAGGAATATGCGAAAAACCACAGAGAACTTGAAGCCGCCATCAATAAGTGGCTGAAGAAATAA
- a CDS encoding L-threonylcarbamoyladenylate synthase: MQAENGSKVKTLVFRVSEENFDSVLERASAIIKRGGTVAFPTETVYGLGADGLNPEAVMKIFEAKKRPPGNPLSLLVHSREDVEKVARNIPESAFRLMNAFWPGPLTIILEKNDIVPDITSGRLKSIGVRMPDHRVPLDLIKRAGTPLAAPSANLSGKPSPSLAAHVISDLTGRIDAILDGGEAAIGLESTVIDMTVEPPVVLRPGAVSFEELESIIGKVRPGYKNGENGDKSDLSEKKAGQKYGHYIPDTKVVLVEGEGKSVSGQLVKLLESYRSEGAKVGLLLSEETSKETAPLLALKNLSPDECLLLGPREEPDVAARKLFEGLRMLDKKGLDVIVADGSFSHSGLGEALINRLREASSIKIVA, encoded by the coding sequence GTGCAGGCAGAAAACGGAAGTAAAGTAAAGACTCTGGTTTTTCGGGTTTCCGAAGAAAATTTTGATTCTGTCCTTGAAAGAGCGTCAGCGATTATCAAGCGTGGTGGGACTGTAGCCTTCCCCACGGAAACGGTCTACGGTCTTGGAGCTGACGGCCTGAACCCCGAGGCAGTTATGAAAATTTTTGAGGCAAAAAAGCGCCCTCCTGGAAATCCCCTTAGCCTGCTTGTCCACTCAAGGGAAGATGTTGAGAAAGTGGCAAGAAATATCCCGGAAAGCGCTTTCAGGCTAATGAATGCTTTCTGGCCTGGCCCTCTTACGATTATCCTGGAGAAAAACGACATTGTTCCCGACATTACTTCCGGAAGACTAAAATCAATAGGAGTCCGCATGCCTGACCACAGAGTTCCTCTGGACTTAATTAAGAGAGCAGGCACTCCTCTTGCTGCACCCAGTGCCAACCTGTCAGGAAAGCCCAGTCCCAGCCTTGCAGCCCATGTCATCTCAGATCTTACAGGCAGGATTGATGCAATTCTTGACGGAGGGGAGGCTGCCATAGGGCTTGAATCAACTGTAATTGATATGACTGTTGAGCCACCTGTTGTGCTCAGGCCCGGAGCCGTAAGTTTCGAAGAGCTTGAGAGTATTATAGGAAAGGTTAGGCCCGGATACAAAAATGGCGAAAATGGGGATAAATCGGATCTGTCGGAAAAGAAGGCAGGTCAGAAATACGGACATTATATCCCTGATACAAAGGTTGTGCTTGTCGAAGGGGAAGGTAAATCGGTTTCAGGCCAGCTTGTCAAATTACTTGAAAGTTACAGAAGCGAAGGGGCGAAAGTTGGGCTTCTTCTCAGTGAAGAAACCAGTAAGGAGACTGCCCCTCTTCTTGCTTTAAAGAACCTGAGTCCGGATGAATGCCTTTTGCTGGGGCCCAGAGAAGAGCCGGACGTGGCTGCCAGGAAACTCTTTGAAGGGCTCAGAATGCTTGATAAGAAAGGGCTGGATGTAATCGTGGCTGATGGGTCCTTTAGCCATTCTGGGCTTGGGGAAGCTCTCATCAACCGACTGAGAGAGGCGTCCTCTATAAAGATTGTTGCTTAA